A single Cellulosilyticum sp. I15G10I2 DNA region contains:
- a CDS encoding zinc ribbon domain-containing protein, with product MGDIFTKVTESIKTTIKEATEQTQKSVDQTVYRTELISKKGELKKLYQQLGLAVYEEFKEGEPDTPHRALYIKINALLKEIEVLENKVEDIVNSQKDSFDTYKREVKTKWNENMANEVKPKPGEDGFEVMKICDECQRGNHVEASYCINCGHKF from the coding sequence ATGGGAGATATTTTTACAAAAGTAACTGAAAGCATTAAAACAACTATTAAAGAAGCCACTGAGCAAACTCAAAAATCAGTTGATCAAACAGTATATAGAACAGAGTTAATCAGTAAGAAAGGTGAACTTAAAAAACTATATCAACAACTTGGGCTTGCTGTATATGAAGAGTTTAAAGAAGGAGAGCCAGATACACCACATAGAGCTTTATATATAAAAATAAATGCGCTTTTAAAAGAAATAGAGGTACTAGAAAATAAAGTGGAAGATATTGTAAATAGTCAAAAAGATAGTTTTGATACTTATAAAAGAGAAGTAAAAACTAAGTGGAATGAAAATATGGCTAATGAGGTAAAACCAAAGCCAGGGGAAGATGGCTTTGAAGTCATGAAAATCTGTGACGAATGTCAAAGAGGTAATCATGTAGAAGCATCTTATTGTATTAACTGTGGCCATAAATTTTAA
- a CDS encoding UvrB/UvrC motif-containing protein yields MLCENCKQNEASVYVSEMVNGQKTEHYLCENCVKASEESMGSEGILFNNFISELMKIALEEGYLKSPKNPPQKACPSCGLSLKEFLEIGRFGCKACYETFNNELKNAFVNVHGNAKHVGKEVELQSNINNFLKEQERTSSIQSIKNCEEEINQLEEALKRSIKEEAYEEAARLRDKIRALKKGGAS; encoded by the coding sequence ATGCTTTGTGAAAACTGTAAACAGAATGAAGCTAGTGTTTATGTAAGCGAAATGGTCAATGGTCAAAAGACAGAGCATTATTTATGTGAGAACTGCGTAAAGGCAAGCGAAGAAAGTATGGGATCTGAGGGGATACTCTTTAATAACTTTATATCAGAACTTATGAAAATAGCCTTAGAAGAAGGTTATTTAAAATCACCTAAAAATCCGCCGCAAAAAGCATGTCCCAGTTGTGGTTTATCACTTAAAGAGTTTTTAGAAATAGGCAGATTTGGATGTAAGGCGTGTTATGAAACTTTTAATAATGAACTTAAAAATGCTTTTGTAAATGTACATGGCAATGCTAAACATGTTGGAAAAGAAGTGGAATTACAGAGTAACATAAATAATTTTTTAAAAGAACAAGAGCGCACTTCATCAATACAATCTATAAAAAATTGTGAAGAAGAGATAAACCAGCTAGAAGAAGCTCTTAAAAGATCTATTAAAGAAGAAGCCTACGAAGAAGCTGCCCGTTTAAGAGATAAAATTAGGGCACTTAAAAAGGGGGGAGCGAGTTAA
- a CDS encoding ATP-dependent Clp protease ATP-binding subunit, producing the protein MEMKFTSQAQAAIEYAEQIMMEFKHGYLGTEHLLVGLIHAKESVAKKALEEYGVNEEDLLDRIKEVIGMGTTTLVTPKDFTPRVKRIFEVSSQLAKQLGTEGIGTEHLLISVLKEKTCVAVKLLESLGVNTNKLLTALGDMLTGGSQKTDVSFATSKQDSKPGKSTTPTLDKYSRDLTQLAREEKFDPIIGREAEIERVVQILSRRTKNNPCLVGEPGVGKTAVVEGLAQKIVGGTIPELLKDRRVVSLDLSSMISGTKYRGEFEERINKVLEEVRLAGDVILFIDELHTIIGAGAAEGAMDASNILKPSLARGEIQLVGATTLDEYRKHIEKDAALERRFQPVQVEEPTEEETIEILKGIKDKYEVHHQVQITSEAISAAVKLSSRYIADRYLPDKAIDLLDEAASKVRLRAYTSPTNIKELEEELAKFSRQKEEAIINEEYEKAGQIKQKENQVKEKIANAKVEWEAKHTKNTQIVSEDEIADVVSSWTHIPVRRLAEEEFERLQSMEKILHERVVGQDEAITAVSKAVRRGRVGLKDPNRPIGSFLFLGPTGVGKTELTKALAEAIFGDENAMIRIDMSEYMEKHTVSKLIGSPPGYVGYDEGGQLTEKVRRKPYSVVLFDEIEKAHPDVFNILLQILDDGHITDSRGRRINFKNTIIIMTSNIGARNIIEPKKLGFISYEDAAKSYEDMKKNVVEEVKRIFRPEFLNRIDEMIVFHPLSTEHIRNIADVMINKLLQRISKNIGIEIELSKETLDFLAAKGYNQAYGARPLRRTIQTYIEDRLSDEILDGKIKEGDKVIVNVENEICTFIKQ; encoded by the coding sequence ATGGAGATGAAATTTACATCACAAGCCCAAGCGGCTATTGAATATGCGGAACAAATTATGATGGAGTTTAAACATGGCTATTTAGGGACAGAGCATTTACTAGTAGGTCTTATTCATGCAAAGGAGTCAGTGGCTAAAAAAGCACTGGAAGAATACGGCGTTAATGAAGAGGATTTGCTAGACAGAATTAAAGAGGTAATAGGTATGGGCACAACGACACTCGTTACGCCAAAAGACTTTACCCCTAGAGTTAAAAGGATTTTTGAAGTGAGTTCTCAGCTCGCAAAGCAACTAGGAACGGAAGGGATAGGCACAGAACATCTTCTTATTTCTGTTTTAAAGGAAAAAACCTGCGTAGCTGTCAAGTTGCTAGAGTCATTGGGTGTTAACACTAACAAACTTCTCACCGCTCTCGGAGATATGCTCACTGGCGGTAGTCAAAAAACAGATGTGAGTTTTGCTACTTCAAAACAAGACAGCAAACCAGGAAAGTCAACCACACCTACACTTGATAAATATAGCAGGGATCTTACACAACTTGCCAGAGAAGAAAAATTTGATCCTATTATTGGCCGAGAGGCAGAAATAGAAAGAGTTGTACAAATCCTTTCAAGAAGGACTAAAAATAACCCATGCCTTGTTGGTGAACCGGGAGTTGGTAAAACAGCTGTAGTCGAAGGACTCGCTCAAAAAATAGTTGGAGGAACTATTCCTGAATTACTTAAGGATAGGAGAGTTGTGTCTTTAGATCTATCTTCTATGATTTCTGGGACTAAATATAGAGGAGAATTTGAAGAACGTATCAATAAAGTTTTAGAGGAAGTAAGACTAGCTGGAGATGTAATTTTATTTATTGATGAGCTGCATACTATTATTGGAGCAGGCGCAGCAGAAGGTGCAATGGATGCTTCAAATATCTTAAAGCCTTCTTTAGCAAGAGGAGAGATACAGCTTGTAGGCGCTACTACTTTAGATGAATATAGAAAGCATATCGAAAAGGATGCGGCACTTGAACGACGTTTTCAACCTGTTCAAGTAGAAGAACCCACAGAAGAAGAGACAATAGAGATTCTAAAAGGCATTAAAGATAAGTATGAAGTACATCATCAAGTTCAAATTACAAGTGAGGCTATTTCAGCAGCAGTTAAACTGTCCAGCAGATATATAGCAGATCGCTATCTGCCTGATAAAGCAATAGATCTTTTAGATGAAGCAGCATCCAAGGTAAGACTAAGAGCCTATACTTCTCCAACGAATATTAAAGAATTAGAAGAAGAGCTTGCCAAATTTAGCAGACAAAAAGAAGAAGCTATTATAAACGAAGAGTATGAAAAGGCTGGACAAATTAAGCAGAAAGAAAATCAAGTTAAAGAAAAAATAGCCAATGCAAAAGTTGAATGGGAAGCTAAACATACTAAAAACACTCAGATTGTATCAGAAGATGAAATTGCAGATGTAGTAAGCAGCTGGACACATATTCCAGTAAGACGTCTTGCGGAAGAAGAATTTGAAAGACTCCAAAGTATGGAAAAGATTCTGCATGAAAGAGTAGTGGGGCAAGATGAAGCGATCACTGCTGTTTCAAAAGCAGTAAGAAGAGGTCGTGTAGGACTTAAAGATCCAAATAGACCCATAGGCTCTTTCTTGTTCCTTGGACCGACTGGAGTAGGTAAAACTGAGCTTACTAAGGCATTGGCAGAAGCGATTTTTGGTGATGAAAATGCAATGATTCGTATTGATATGTCAGAGTATATGGAAAAACATACAGTGTCTAAACTTATTGGATCGCCACCAGGATACGTAGGCTATGATGAAGGCGGGCAGCTTACTGAAAAAGTAAGAAGAAAGCCTTATTCAGTTGTACTCTTTGATGAGATAGAAAAAGCTCATCCTGATGTTTTTAATATACTGCTTCAAATCCTTGATGATGGACATATTACCGACTCAAGAGGAAGAAGAATCAATTTTAAAAATACAATTATTATTATGACTTCTAATATTGGCGCAAGAAATATTATTGAACCTAAAAAACTTGGATTTATATCTTACGAAGATGCAGCTAAGTCATACGAGGATATGAAAAAAAATGTTGTCGAAGAAGTAAAGCGTATCTTCAGACCAGAATTTTTAAATCGTATCGATGAAATGATCGTATTCCACCCATTAAGTACAGAGCATATCAGAAATATTGCAGATGTAATGATTAATAAATTATTACAAAGAATTAGTAAAAATATAGGTATAGAAATAGAACTTAGTAAAGAGACTTTAGATTTTCTTGCAGCTAAGGGCTATAATCAAGCTTATGGCGCAAGACCTTTAAGAAGAACCATACAAACCTATATAGAAGACAGATTATCAGATGAAATTTTAGATGGGAAGATTAAGGAAGGCGACAAAGTTATTGTAAATGTAGAAAATGAAATATGTACCTTTATTAAACAATAA
- a CDS encoding endosialidase, which translates to MAVVNEIIRVENDGALSFGNYELPEKTKVIDFEVDGRLYKAKTFCEVTKLKRDGALVYESIPGTAVHNFKITDKEISFLVEGSGSSQVTLELESNTEYKLVISDVIVGNIKSTLSGKVNFSVDCTKEAQTIVLKKI; encoded by the coding sequence ATGGCTGTTGTTAATGAAATTATAAGAGTGGAAAACGATGGAGCTCTTAGCTTTGGTAATTATGAGCTTCCAGAAAAAACAAAAGTAATAGACTTCGAAGTAGATGGCAGATTATATAAAGCAAAAACTTTTTGTGAGGTAACAAAACTCAAAAGAGATGGCGCTTTAGTTTATGAATCCATTCCAGGAACAGCTGTTCATAACTTTAAGATAACTGATAAAGAAATAAGTTTCTTAGTAGAAGGCAGTGGCAGTTCACAAGTTACTTTAGAACTTGAATCTAATACAGAGTATAAGTTAGTCATCAGTGATGTTATTGTAGGCAATATCAAGTCAACACTTTCTGGGAAAGTTAATTTCTCAGTAGATTGTACAAAAGAGGCACAGACAATCGTGCTTAAGAAGATTTAA
- a CDS encoding helix-turn-helix domain-containing protein — translation MQQSQNEYCDLIVSDIRHVIERGPNPNWHFKNISHPDHYVLALTIKGECLYRFNDMQYCLQTGDIIFFQKAQMHSVQSNHEKPWSFISTTFDIVFKNEYSKNMINGLDNILRSSDFAQMSVLFKELDHIWSGMNAYYLLKCRSIIMEILYIILSQKTQQGHSTPHAHTINDICDMILKNYSKNYSVEELAQAADLSYSHFSMIFKDITGFGVTQYQNQVKINKAKNLLLSGECNVTEVAEQVGFNNIFYFSHLFKKFTGVSPSEYLKR, via the coding sequence ATGCAACAAAGTCAAAATGAATACTGTGACCTTATAGTAAGCGATATCAGACATGTTATTGAAAGAGGACCTAACCCCAACTGGCACTTTAAAAATATCTCGCACCCTGATCACTATGTTCTTGCTCTTACAATTAAAGGAGAATGTTTGTATCGCTTTAACGATATGCAGTACTGTTTGCAAACAGGAGATATTATTTTCTTTCAAAAGGCTCAGATGCATAGTGTTCAGAGTAACCACGAAAAGCCCTGGTCTTTCATTTCTACTACTTTCGATATTGTATTTAAAAATGAATATTCAAAAAATATGATTAATGGACTTGATAACATCTTAAGAAGTAGTGACTTTGCACAAATGTCAGTACTTTTCAAAGAACTAGATCATATCTGGTCGGGAATGAATGCGTACTATTTGTTGAAATGTCGGAGTATCATTATGGAGATATTATATATCATATTAAGTCAAAAGACCCAACAGGGCCATTCTACACCACACGCACATACAATAAATGATATCTGTGATATGATCCTAAAAAACTATTCTAAAAATTATTCCGTAGAAGAATTGGCACAAGCAGCGGATTTAAGTTATTCCCACTTTAGTATGATTTTCAAAGATATTACAGGGTTTGGAGTGACTCAATATCAAAATCAGGTAAAAATAAACAAAGCTAAAAATCTGCTACTAAGTGGTGAGTGTAATGTGACTGAAGTAGCAGAACAGGTAGGCTTTAATAATATATTCTACTTTAGTCACTTATTTAAGAAGTTTACAGGAGTAAGTCCATCGGAGTATTTAAAAAGATAA